The following are encoded together in the Pungitius pungitius chromosome 7, fPunPun2.1, whole genome shotgun sequence genome:
- the lingo3a gene encoding leucine-rich repeat and immunoglobulin-like domain-containing nogo receptor-interacting protein 3a: MGASPGRDAGWLPPFLVSLLMVAVSPAQSQGCPQRCDCFAKLKTVSCFGKRLSSLPDGIPLDTKVLDLSGNKLRWVEQSDLLSYPRLEKLDLSDNMVSSLEPNAFSSLQNLRSLSLRGNQLKLVPMGAFSRLSNLTSLDLSGNKIVILLDFTFQDLKSLKNLEVGDNDLVYISNKAFLGLVGLRELTIERCNLTSVSSQSLSYLQNLVVLRLRYLSISTLEDQNFRKLANLRGLEIDHWPFLEHVPPHSLQGLNLSWLSITHTNITSVPTSALRSLAHLTSLNLSHNPISVLESWALRDLVRLKELHLVNTNLVAVQPYALGGLRQIGLLNLSANGLVSLEEGAFQSVNTLETLRLDGNPLACDCRLLWILQRRKTLNFDGASPVCMSPVEVQGRALDAFSDSALFDHFTCQKPKIRNRKLQQVSAREGQVVSFVCRAEGEPAPVIFWISPQRRRITTKSGGRLTVLPEGTLEIRYAQVTDSGTYICIASNAGGNDTYFATLTVSGLPLDAALMANRTYYAGDLNDTNLNDTRVFLKFTLDLKTILISTAMGCIMFLGVVLFCFILLFVWSRGRGQHKNNFSVEYSFRKVDGPAASGGQGGARKFNMKMI, translated from the coding sequence ATGGGGGCGAGCCCCGGCCGGGATGCGGGCTGGCTCCCGCCTTTCCTGGTCTCGCTGCTGATGGTCGCGGTGTCGCCCGCCCAGAGTCAAGGATGTCCCCAGCGTTGTGATTGCTTCGCCAAGCTCAAGACCGTGTCCTGTTTTGGTAAACGCCTGTCCTCGCTGCCCGACGGCATCCCGCTGGACACCAAGGTCCTGGACCTGAGTGGGAATAAACTCCGCTGGGTGGAGCAGAGTGACCTGCTTTCGTATCCACGTCTGGAGAAGCTGGACCTGAGTGACAACATGGTCAGCAGCCTGGAACCGAATGCCTTCTCCAGTCTGCAGAACCTGCGGTCGCTTTCACTGAGGGGCAACCAATTGAAACTGGTCCCCATGGGGGCTTTCTCCCGTCTGTCCAACCTAACATCACTGGACCTCAGTGGGAATAAGATTGTCATTCTTTTGGACTTTACTTTCCAGGACTTGAAAAGCCTGAAAAACCTTGAAGTTGGAGACAATGATTTGGTTTACATTTCCAACAAAGCCTTTCTGGGCCTGGTGGGGCTGAGGGAGCTGACCATCGAGAGGTGCAACCTGACTTCTGTGTCCAGCCAGTCTCTGTCCTACCTGCAGAACCTGGTGGTTCTGCGGCTGCGCTACCTCAGTATCTCCACCTTGGAGGACCAGAACTTCCGTAAGCTGGCAAACCTGAGGGGCCTCGAGATCGACCACTGGCCCTTTCTGGAGCACGTTCCCCCTCACAGCCTGCAGGGGCTCAACTTATCTTGGCTGTCTATCACTCACACTAACATCACCTCCGTGCCCACCTCCGCCCTCCGCAGTCTGGCTCACCTCACCAGCCTCAACCTCTCGCACAACCCCATCTCCGTGCTGGAGTCCTGGGCCCTGCGGGACCTCGTTCGGCTGAAGGAGCTGCATCTGGTCAACACCAATCTGGTGGCGGTGCAGCCGTACGCGCTGGGCGGTCTGCGGCAGATCGGCCTCCTGAACCTCTCCGCCAACGGCCTGGTGTCCCTGGAGGAGGGGGCCTTCCAGTCCGTCAACACTCTGGAGACGCTGCGCTTGGACGGAAACCCTCTGGCCTGCGACTGCCGCTTGCTGTGGATCCTCCAGCGGCGGAAGACCCTGAATTTCGACGGCGCCTCCCCCGTGTGCATGTCGCCCGTGGAGGTGCAGGGACGGGCCCTGGACGCCTTCTCCGACTCGGCCCTCTTCGATCACTTCACCTGCCAGAAGCCCAAAATCCGCaacaggaagctgcagcaggtgtctgccCGCGAGGGGCAGGTCGTGTCGTTCGTCTGCAGAGCGGAGGGCGAGCCGGCGCCGGTGATATTCTGGATCTCGCCCCAGCGCCGCCGCATCACCACAAAGAGCGGCGGGCGCCTGACGGTGTTGCCGGAGGGCACGCTGGAGATACGGTACGCCCAGGTGACAGACAGCGGAACCTACATCTGCATAGCCAGCAACGCGGGCGGGAACGACACCTACTTCGCCACGCTCACGGTCAGCGGGCTGCCGCTCGATGCGGCGCTGATGGCCAACCGCACGTACTACGCGGGCGACCTCAACGACACCAATCTGAATGACACCAGGGTCTTCTTGAAGTTCACCCTGGACCTCAAGACCATCCTCATATCCACGGCCATGGGCTGCATCATGTTCCTGGGGGTGGTGCTCTTCTGTTTCattctgctgtttgtgtggagTCGAGGGAGAGGCCAGCACAAGAACAACTTCTCGGTGGAGTATTCCTTCAGGAAGGTGGACGGACCCGCCGCCAGCGGAGGGCAGGGCGGCGCTCGCAAGTTCAacatgaaaatgatttga